The following are encoded in a window of Salmo trutta chromosome 9, fSalTru1.1, whole genome shotgun sequence genomic DNA:
- the adgra2 gene encoding adhesion G protein-coupled receptor A2 has translation MVVPGVGIPLLGRLLLMLVLLSASESRLTQACSGLIISGCSCTDERSKAHATTPYRKRVSCDSEELSETPDPGLLPNRTVTLILSNNRIRVLRNGSFLGLYVLEKLDLRSNLISTIMLGAFQSLSELRKLDLSNNRIGCLTPDMFQGLTALTKLNLSGNILSTLDPGVFQELPFLKLVNFNSDFLSCDCGLRWVPGYFRTSTARLGDETICAYPRNLHGKPLHGLRESQLSCDGPLELHTLSLLPSQRQVVFKGDRLPFHCTAALVDKITALHWRHNGQLVTSDPEQGITLEANVVHDCTFITSELILSNVHVEASGEWKCVVSTGRGNTSRSVEIVVLENSASFCPEERVTNNRGEFKWPRTLAGITSYQYCLQLRYPSLSMGGTVEQKQASRYCDRSGSWEEGDYDNCLYTNDITRVLHTFILMPINTSNAVTLAHQVRTYTVDASSFTDTMDVMYVAQMMEKFMEYVRPLRELSEMLVDMGSNLMQVDNQILAHAQREKKACSSIVHSLETLAWPQLHSHAQDLSTLSRNIVMEAHLIRPAHFTGMSCTAYQRRETLLGNLGMEGAEPTHEQQLRFRCTTGTHNTSINNFPMKNAVALASVVLPASLFPPDAPSDCKLQFVAFRTGRFFPFSGNFSGPGENARRRSVNSPVIYVGLDGCSMWNHSEPILVSLRHSIPGSDPVAAHWSLQALQQQHGGWSQEGCLLAHTDSATSTLRCSVLSNYAVLQEVPDFPHSPPMSVRVLHPVVYSCTAILLLCLFTIIITHILHHSSINISRKSWHTLLNTCFHIAMTTAVYAGGITLTSYPMVCQAVGITLHYSSLSTLLWIGVSARVLYKEAIWRMPRQPEGESPVPATQRPMLRFYLIAGGVPLIICGITAAVNVNNYGANSPYCWLVWQPSLGAFFVPAGLAVLVTWIYFLCTVFRLRQRVAKECPGSSLSSPVPESQPALGGSISLLSTDSVVGTMHAALTPEDQYSLKVQFLVLVATHFLFLALWGCGAMAMWLTGHSSLLFSSLYGVAATVLGVFLVVHHCFRRLDVQASWLGCCPGYRHSQPMPVYTHTCTTVSGMQTTSEQGSQIFVGCHPPEDPQNSSSARSSSTPSGISSVGPGPCKLTNLLQVAQDNTNNATHAPAGTNISTSTDNNNKQANNLLPTIGSVAPVQPQRRKVSGRTKQGSSQYHHRGEGRGHYRLKALRAGGGGGSMGALGPTGIEQHNAAHPAHKQATSENGSLHHSHSESHASPLTNGNGRRVGETVATSPSEGSDGGSSGSRKPFPLLPSVASRVAMQGNRRSASRDNLKLAAAAEREAKRSSYPLNSITTTVPGVAPNGTLKSSVIELELDTSGTDHSQSSVGMKSMWKSETTV, from the exons ggaCCTCAGGAGCAACCTCATCAGCACCATCATGCTTGGAGCCTTCCAAAGTTTATCTGAACTTCGGAAGCT TGACCTGTCCAACAACCGCATTGGCTGCTTGACTCCAGACATGTTCCAGGGACTCACCGCCCTCACCAAACT GAACCTCTCTGGGAACATCTTATCTACCTTGGACCCAGGGGTCTTCCAGGAGCTCCCCTTTCTTAAACTTGT GAACTTTAACTCTGACTTTCTGTCATGTGACTGTGGGCTGCGCTGGGTGCCGGGTTACTTTCGCACCAGTACAGCCCGGCTGGGGGACGAGACCATCTGTGCTTATCCCAGGAACCTCCATGGAAAGCCCCTGCATGGACTGAGGGAAAGTCAGCTGAGCTGTG ATGGGCCTCTGGAGCTGCACACCCTGTCTCTCCTACCCTCCCAGCGCCAGGTGGTCTTCAAGGGGGACCGGCTGCCCTTCCACTGCACCGCCGCCCTGGTGGACAAAATCACTGCGCTGCACTGGCGCCACAATGGCCAGttggtgacctctgaccctgAACAGGGCATCACTCTAGAGGCCAACGTGGTGCATGACTGTACCTTCATCACCAG TGAGCTCATCCTGTCCAACGTGCATGTTGAGGCCAGTGGAGAGTGGAAGTGTGTGGTGTCCACTGGGCGGGGCAACACCTCCCGCAGCGTGGAAATAGTGGTGCTGGAGAACAGCGCCTCCTTCTGTCCGGAGGAAAGAGTCACTAACAACCGGGGAGAGTTCAA GTGGCCCAGAACCCTGGCAGGTATCACCTCCTACCAGTACTGTCTGCAGCTGCGCTACCCCTCCCTGTCCATGGGGGGTACTGTGGAGCAGAAGCAGGCGTCACGATACTGTGACCGATCAGGGAGCTGGGAGGAGGGAGACTATGACAACTGTCTCTACACCAACGACATCACACGGGTCCTACACACCTTCATCCTG ATGCCCATCAACACCTCTAATGCGGTCACTCTGGCACATCAGGTGCGCACGTACACCGTGGATGCATCCAGTTTCACTGACACCATGGACGTGATGTACGTGGCCCAGATGATGGAGAAATTCATGGAATATGTCCGACCACTGCGAGAG CTGTCAGAGATGCTGGTGGATATGGGCAGTAACCTGATGCAGGTCGATAATCAGATCCTGGCCCATgctcagagagagaagaaagcCTGCAGCTCCATAGTCCACTCTCTGGAGACTCTGGCCTGGCCCCAGCTCCACAGCCATGCCCAGGACCTCTCCACG ctctccaggaacattgTAATGGAGGCCCATCTTATCCGCCCGGCCCACTTCACTGGCATGAGCTGCACAGCTTACCAACGTCGGGAGACCTTGTTAGGTAACCTGGGCATGGAGGGGGCAGAGCCCACCCACGAACAGCAGCTCCGCTTCCGCTGCACCACAGGCACCCACAACACCTCCATAAACAACTTCCCCATGAAG aatGCTGTAGCCCTGGCCTCTGTGgttctccctgcctctctgttcCCCCCAGACGCCCCATCAGACTGTAAGCTCCAGTTTGTGGCGTTCCGTACAGGGAGGTTCTTCCCTTTCTCAGGGAACTTCAGTGGTCCTGGAGAGAACGCCCGCAGACGCAGTGTCAACAGCCCTGTCATCTACGTAGGCCTAG ACGGGTGCAGTATGTGGAACCACTCGGAGCCCATCTTGGTGTCCCTGCGCCACTCGATCCCGGGAAGTGACCCGGTGGCGGCCCACTGGAGCCTGCAGGCCCTGCAGCAGCAGCATGGGGGATGGAGCCAGGAGGGCTGCCTACTGGCCCACACTGACTCTGCCACCTCCACCCTGCGCTGCTCTGTACTCAGCAACTACGCCGTGCTGCAG GAGGTTCCTGACTTCCCCCACTCCCCACCCATGTCAGTGAGGGTACTCCACCCTGTGGTCTATAGCTGTACTGCaatcctcctcctctgcctcttcactatcatcatcacacacatactacacCACAG TTCTATAAACATATCCAGAAAGAGCTGGCACACGTTACTCAATACCTGCTTCCACATCGCTATGACCACAGCTGTCTACGCAGGAGGCATCACCCTGACCAGCTATCCAATGGTGTGCCAGGCA GTGGGCATCACTCTACACTACTCCTCCTTGTCTACTCTGCTGTGGATCGGAGTCAGTGCTAGAGTCCTCTACAAAGAGGCTATCTGGAGGATGCCACGGCAACCAGAGGGAGAGTCTCCTGTTCCGGCTACTCAGCGGCCTATGCTCAG GTTCTATCTAATAGCTGGTGGTGTTCCTCTCATCATATGTGGCATCACTGCGGCTGTCAATGTCAACAACTATGGGGCCAACAGCCCTTA CTGCTGGTTGGTGTGGCAGCCCAGTTTGGGGGCCTTCTTTGTCCCTGCAGGCTTGGCGGTATTGGTCACCTGGATCTATTTCCTGTGCACTGTGTTTCGCCTGAGGCAGCGGGTGGCCAAAGAGTGCCCAGgatcctccctgtcctcccctgtGCCTGAGAGCCAGCCAGCTCTGGGTGGAAGCATTAGTCTCCTGTCAACAGACTCTGTGGTGGGGACCATGCACGCTGCGTTGACCCCAGAGGACCAGTACTCCCTGAAGGTGCAGTTCCTGGTGCTAGTGGCCACCCATTTCCTGTTCCTGGCCCTGTGGGGCTGTGGAGCCATGGCCATGTGGCTGACAGGGCACAGCAGCCTGTTGTTTAGCTCTCTCTATGGGGTAGCTGCCACCGTGTTGGGAGTGTTCCTGGTGGTGCACCACTGCTTCCGACGCCTGGATGTGCAGGCCTCCTGGCTGGGCTGCTGCCCAGGGTATCGCCACTCCCAGCCTATGCCAGTCTACACGCACACCTGCACCACTGTTAGTGGGATGCAGACCACCTCTGAACAGGGATCCCAGATCTTCGTTGGCTGCCATCCTCCAGAGGATCCCCAGAACTCCTCATCAGCCAGGTCCTCCTCCACCCCCAGTGGGATCAGCAGTGTAGGCCCTGGGCCCTGCAAGCTTACCAACCTGCTGCAGGTGGCACAAGACAATACCAACAATGCCACTCATGCCCCAGCAGGCACCAACATCAGCACCAGTACGGACAATAACAACAAGCAAGCTAACAACCTGCTGCCCACCATAGGCTCTGTAGCCCCTGTCCAACCTCAGAGGAGGAAGGTCAGTGGCAGAACTAAACAAGGGAGCAGCCAGTATCACCACCGAGGTGAAGGCAGAGGTCACTACCGACTCAAAGCCTTGAGGGCTGGTGGTGGAGGGGGCAGTATGGGAGCACTGGGACCTACAGGTATAGAGCAGCACAACGCTGCCCATCCAGCCCACAAACAGGCCACTAGTGAGAACGGCAGCCTACATCACAGCCACTCTGAGAGCCACGCCAGCCCGCTAACCAACGGTAATGGGAGGAGAGTGGGGGAGACAGTTGCTACCAGCCCCTCAGAGGGTAGCGACGGGGGCAGCAGCGGCAGCCGTAAGCCCTttcctctgctcccctctgtGGCCAGCAGGGTGGCTATGCAAGGTAATAGGCGCAGCGCCAGCCGAGACAATCTGAAACTGGCAGCGGCTGCAGAGCGTGAAGCTAAGCGCAGCTCCTACCCTCTGAACAGCATCACTACCACTGTGCCAGGGGTTGCCCCTAACGGCACCCTCAAGAGCTCTGTGATAGAGCTGGAGTTGGACACAAGTGGCACGGACCATTCCCAGAGCTCTGTGGGCATGAAAAGTATGTGGAAGAGTGAAACTACAGTGTGA